One Polaribacter sp. KT25b DNA segment encodes these proteins:
- a CDS encoding homocysteine S-methyltransferase family protein produces the protein MSNIYKALQERILVLDGAMGTMLQAYKFTEEDFRGERFKDYPTPLQGNNDLLSITQPEAIKTIHGKYFEAGADIIETNTFSGTTIAMADYQMEDLVYELNFQSAKIAKEVANEFTAKEPHKPRFVAGSIGPTNRTASMSPDVNDPGYRAVTFNELRIAYKQQIEALVDGGVDLLLVETVFDTLNAKAALFAIEEVKDERGIDIPTMLSGTITDASGRTLSGQTAEAFLISVSHIPLLSVGFNCALGASLLQPHLEAIASKTDFAISAHPNAGLPNAFGEYDETAEEMGEQIEEYLKRNLINIIGGCCGTSPEHIKEIATIAAKYKPREFVVNE, from the coding sequence ATGTCAAATATATACAAAGCTTTACAAGAAAGAATTTTGGTTTTAGATGGTGCAATGGGTACCATGTTGCAAGCCTATAAATTTACGGAAGAAGATTTTAGAGGAGAGCGCTTTAAGGATTATCCAACACCATTACAAGGTAACAACGATTTGTTATCTATTACCCAACCAGAAGCTATTAAAACCATTCATGGTAAATACTTTGAAGCGGGTGCAGATATTATAGAAACCAATACCTTTTCAGGAACAACTATTGCTATGGCAGATTATCAGATGGAAGATTTAGTCTACGAGCTAAACTTTCAATCTGCAAAAATTGCCAAAGAAGTTGCAAATGAGTTTACAGCAAAAGAACCTCACAAACCTCGTTTTGTAGCCGGTTCTATTGGTCCTACAAACAGAACAGCAAGTATGTCTCCAGATGTAAATGATCCTGGTTATAGAGCTGTAACCTTTAATGAGTTACGTATTGCATACAAACAACAAATAGAAGCTTTAGTAGACGGTGGTGTAGATTTACTTTTAGTAGAAACCGTGTTCGATACCTTAAATGCAAAAGCTGCTTTATTTGCCATCGAAGAAGTAAAAGACGAGAGAGGAATTGATATTCCTACCATGCTAAGCGGTACGATTACAGACGCTTCTGGTAGAACATTGTCAGGACAAACGGCAGAAGCATTTTTAATTTCAGTTTCTCATATTCCGTTATTATCTGTTGGGTTTAACTGTGCTCTAGGCGCTAGTTTATTGCAACCACATTTAGAAGCCATAGCAAGTAAAACAGACTTTGCAATATCTGCACATCCAAATGCAGGTTTACCAAATGCTTTTGGTGAGTATGATGAAACAGCAGAAGAAATGGGAGAGCAAATAGAAGAATATTTAAAGAGAAATTTAATTAATATTATTGGAGGTTGTTGCGGTACATCGCCAGAACATATTAAAGAAATTGCTACCATTGCGGCAAAATACAAGCCGAGAGAATTTGTAGTAAATGAATAG
- a CDS encoding antibiotic biosynthesis monooxygenase: MVLEVAVLNIKKGLSKDFEASFKKAESIISSKKGYVSHQLKKCIEQKDKYILLVNWETIEDHEIGFRKSDEYKEWKELLHHFYDPFPIVEHYI, encoded by the coding sequence GTGGTTTTAGAAGTAGCTGTTTTAAACATAAAAAAAGGGCTGTCAAAAGATTTTGAAGCTAGTTTTAAGAAGGCAGAAAGCATTATTTCTTCTAAAAAAGGATATGTTTCTCATCAATTGAAAAAATGTATCGAACAAAAAGATAAATATATCTTACTTGTAAATTGGGAAACAATTGAAGATCACGAAATTGGATTTAGAAAATCTGATGAATATAAAGAATGGAAAGAGTTATTACATCATTTTTATGATCCTTTTCCTATAGTAGAACATTACATATGA
- a CDS encoding sulfate adenylyltransferase subunit 1 — protein MKVLKIATAGSVDDGKSTLIGRILYDTKSLTDDKLEAIEEKSRQRGFDYLDFSLATDGLVAEREQGITIDVAHIYFSTPSKSFIIADTPGHIEYTRNMVTGASTAQASIVLIDARNGVVEQTYRHFFINNLLRIKDVVIAINKMDLVDFSEEKFNAIKGEIEYLASKSEYKGQNLTFIPLSALQGDNVVQKSENTPWYKGETLMHHLERLEPEDINDESQTRFPVQTVIRPKTEEYHDFRGYAGKIYGGDLAVGDEVAVLPSQTKSKIKTINFFDKEFETAKRGSSVTITLEDNVNVSRGDMLVKTNEEPTIAKQLDATICWMDKEPLQASQKYYIKHGVNDAQAKITQLSSIIKTDFSGKEENPSALELNQIGEIQLKLSKPLAFDSYEDNKSNGSFILINPKSNNTVGVGFIK, from the coding sequence ATGAAAGTATTAAAAATAGCAACAGCAGGAAGTGTAGATGATGGTAAGAGTACCTTAATTGGTCGTATTTTATACGATACAAAATCACTAACTGATGATAAATTAGAAGCAATAGAAGAAAAAAGTAGACAAAGAGGTTTTGACTATTTAGATTTTTCTTTAGCAACTGATGGTTTGGTTGCAGAAAGAGAACAAGGAATTACAATTGATGTAGCACATATCTATTTTTCTACACCATCAAAAAGTTTCATTATTGCAGATACTCCTGGTCATATAGAGTACACAAGAAACATGGTTACAGGTGCTTCAACAGCACAAGCTTCTATTGTTTTAATTGATGCAAGAAACGGCGTTGTAGAACAAACTTACAGACACTTTTTTATCAATAATCTATTGAGAATTAAAGATGTTGTAATTGCGATAAATAAAATGGATTTAGTTGATTTTTCTGAAGAAAAATTCAATGCAATCAAAGGAGAAATCGAATATTTAGCAAGTAAAAGCGAGTATAAAGGTCAGAATTTAACCTTCATTCCTTTATCAGCTTTACAAGGAGATAATGTTGTACAAAAATCTGAAAATACACCTTGGTATAAGGGAGAAACATTAATGCATCATTTAGAGAGATTAGAGCCAGAAGATATTAATGATGAATCTCAAACGCGTTTTCCAGTTCAAACTGTAATTAGACCTAAAACAGAAGAGTATCACGATTTTAGAGGATATGCAGGTAAAATTTATGGAGGAGATTTAGCTGTTGGAGATGAAGTTGCTGTTTTACCTTCGCAAACAAAATCGAAAATTAAAACGATTAATTTTTTCGATAAAGAATTCGAAACTGCTAAAAGAGGAAGTTCTGTAACAATTACTTTAGAAGATAATGTAAATGTAAGTAGAGGAGATATGTTAGTAAAAACAAATGAAGAGCCAACAATTGCAAAGCAATTAGATGCAACCATTTGTTGGATGGATAAAGAGCCTTTACAAGCTTCTCAAAAATATTATATTAAACATGGTGTAAATGATGCACAAGCAAAAATTACACAATTGTCTAGCATTATAAAAACAGATTTTTCAGGGAAAGAAGAAAATCCATCAGCATTAGAATTAAATCAAATAGGTGAAATTCAATTAAAGTTAAGCAAACCACTAGCTTTTGATTCCTATGAAGACAATAAATCTAATGGATCTTTCATTTTAATCAATCCAAAATCGAACAATACAGTAGGAGTTGGTTTTATAAAATAA
- a CDS encoding bifunctional precorrin-2 dehydrogenase/sirohydrochlorin ferrochelatase: protein MERNNLYPIFLKTKNLEVLIVGGGFVAEEKLTFLLKSSPDANVTMVSPFFREGTIELAKKGCVTLVTDSYQKKYLLGRHIVVATTDIPEVNVQVWKDCRAEAKLVNVADNPPYCDFYMGGIVTKGNVKVAISTNGKSPTTAKRLRQFFEEVIPENIDDLVKNLNEYRKTIKGDFEEKVEKLNEFTKSLVEKK from the coding sequence ATGGAAAGAAATAATTTATATCCTATTTTCTTAAAAACAAAAAACCTTGAAGTTTTAATTGTTGGTGGAGGTTTTGTAGCTGAAGAAAAATTAACTTTTTTGTTAAAATCAAGTCCAGATGCTAATGTAACAATGGTTTCACCTTTTTTTAGGGAAGGAACTATCGAGTTGGCAAAAAAAGGGTGTGTTACTTTAGTTACAGATTCGTATCAAAAAAAGTATTTACTTGGCAGACACATTGTAGTAGCAACAACAGATATCCCTGAAGTAAATGTACAAGTTTGGAAAGATTGTAGAGCGGAAGCAAAATTAGTTAACGTTGCAGATAATCCGCCTTATTGTGATTTTTATATGGGAGGAATTGTAACCAAAGGAAATGTAAAAGTTGCCATTTCTACAAACGGGAAATCACCTACAACAGCCAAAAGATTACGTCAGTTTTTTGAGGAAGTAATTCCAGAAAATATTGACGATTTAGTGAAGAATTTAAACGAATATAGAAAAACCATCAAAGGAGACTTTGAAGAAAAAGTAGAAAAACTAAACGAGTTTACGAAGAGTTTAGTAGAAAAAAAGTAG
- the cobA gene encoding uroporphyrinogen-III C-methyltransferase, translating into MSKKTPKLTVVGAGPGDIDLITVKAIKVLRTADVVLYDALVNEELLDYINPEAEQIFVGKRRGCYTYQQEQINELIVERAKAFGHVVRLKGGDPFIFGRGAEEMEFVANLGVEVAVVPGISSSLAVAAYQNIPLTKRGSAESFWVITGTTKDHKISNDIELAAKSNATVVVLMGMSKLPQIVKLFQAEGKNNLPVAIIQRGTTPREKVGIGTVDTIESIVVEKELKNPAIIVLGEVVKHRQAILDIQQQFANDLKG; encoded by the coding sequence ATGAGTAAAAAAACACCAAAGTTAACAGTAGTAGGTGCTGGCCCTGGAGATATAGATTTAATCACAGTAAAAGCCATTAAAGTTTTAAGAACTGCAGATGTTGTTTTGTATGATGCTTTGGTAAATGAAGAATTGTTAGATTATATCAATCCAGAAGCAGAACAAATTTTTGTAGGAAAAAGAAGAGGATGTTACACTTATCAACAAGAACAAATTAATGAGTTAATTGTAGAAAGAGCAAAAGCTTTTGGACATGTAGTTCGCTTAAAAGGTGGTGATCCTTTTATTTTTGGTAGAGGAGCAGAAGAAATGGAATTTGTTGCAAATTTAGGTGTAGAGGTTGCTGTCGTTCCAGGAATTTCATCATCGTTAGCAGTTGCTGCATATCAAAACATACCTTTAACAAAACGCGGAAGTGCAGAAAGTTTTTGGGTAATTACAGGTACAACAAAAGATCATAAAATTTCTAATGATATTGAGTTGGCTGCAAAATCGAATGCAACTGTAGTTGTTTTAATGGGAATGAGTAAGTTGCCTCAAATTGTAAAGTTGTTTCAAGCTGAAGGTAAAAATAATTTACCAGTTGCAATTATTCAAAGAGGAACAACTCCTAGAGAAAAAGTTGGAATTGGAACTGTAGATACTATTGAAAGTATTGTTGTAGAAAAGGAATTAAAAAATCCAGCAATTATTGTTTTAGGAGAAGTTGTAAAGCATCGTCAAGCAATTTTAGATATTCAACAACAATTTGCAAACGATTTAAAAGGATAG
- a CDS encoding NAD(P)/FAD-dependent oxidoreductase, with protein MITTDILIIGAGPTGLFTIFEAGLLKLKCHLIDALPQPGGQCSEIYPKKPIYDIPAYPEILAGDLTHKLIEQTKQFEPGFTLGERAETIDKQEDGTFIVTTNKGTKHHAKIVAIAGGLGSFEPRKPKLDNITKFEDNGVEYIIKEPEFYRDKNVVIAGGGDSALDWSIFLADVAKSVTLVHRRNEFRGALDSVEKVQELKDAGKITLITPAEITAILGDDKVTGVTVQKKGEEPVDVETDHFIPLFGLSPKLGPIANWGLEIEKNAIKVNNALDYQTNIPGIYAIGDVNTYPGKLKLILCGFHEATLMCQSAYKRIFPDKKYVMKYTTVGGVEGFDGTKKEAPKAVVKAIH; from the coding sequence ATGATTACAACAGATATATTAATTATTGGTGCAGGACCAACAGGATTATTTACAATTTTTGAAGCAGGTTTATTAAAATTAAAATGTCATTTAATTGATGCATTACCACAACCTGGAGGGCAATGTTCAGAGATTTATCCGAAAAAACCAATTTATGATATTCCTGCATATCCAGAAATTTTAGCAGGTGATTTAACACATAAGTTAATAGAACAAACTAAACAATTTGAACCTGGTTTTACTTTAGGAGAAAGAGCAGAAACTATAGACAAGCAAGAAGATGGTACTTTTATTGTAACAACCAATAAAGGAACAAAACATCATGCAAAAATTGTTGCAATTGCAGGTGGTTTAGGTTCTTTTGAACCAAGAAAACCTAAGTTAGATAATATTACTAAGTTTGAAGATAATGGAGTTGAGTACATCATTAAAGAGCCTGAGTTTTACAGAGATAAAAATGTAGTAATTGCAGGTGGAGGAGATTCTGCTTTAGATTGGTCTATATTTTTAGCTGATGTTGCAAAATCTGTAACTTTAGTACATAGACGTAACGAGTTTAGAGGAGCTTTAGATTCTGTAGAAAAAGTACAAGAATTAAAAGATGCTGGTAAGATTACTTTAATTACTCCTGCAGAAATTACAGCCATTTTAGGTGATGATAAAGTAACGGGTGTTACTGTTCAAAAGAAAGGAGAAGAACCTGTAGATGTAGAAACAGATCATTTTATTCCTTTATTTGGATTATCTCCAAAATTAGGTCCAATTGCAAATTGGGGATTAGAAATCGAGAAAAATGCAATTAAGGTAAATAATGCCTTAGATTATCAAACAAATATTCCAGGAATTTACGCTATTGGTGATGTAAATACATATCCAGGAAAATTAAAATTGATTCTTTGTGGTTTTCACGAAGCAACTTTAATGTGTCAAAGTGCATACAAAAGAATCTTTCCAGACAAGAAATATGTAATGAAATATACTACAGTTGGTGGTGTAGAAGGTTTTGATGGAACTAAAAAAGAAGCGCCAAAAGCAGTTGTAAAAGCAATTCATTAA
- the cysD gene encoding sulfate adenylyltransferase subunit CysD, giving the protein MSNKIIQVDALESEAIYIFREVVAQFEKPVLLFSGGKDSITLVRLAQKAFYPAKIPFPLMHIDTGHNFPETIEFRDRLAKELGVELIVRNVQDNIDSGRVKEETGRYASRNMLQTETLLDAIEEFGFDACIGGARRDEEKARAKERIFSVRDDFGQWDEKNQRPEVFDMLNGRIDLGQNVRVFPISNWTELDVWSYIEQEDIEIPSIYFAHKRKIFVRDGMIWSADDAVVYRDKEEVVEERMVRFRTVGDMSCTAAVLSDAVDIAKVVEEIRDSSISERGARIDDKRSEAAMEKRKQQGYF; this is encoded by the coding sequence ATGAGTAATAAAATAATACAAGTAGATGCTTTAGAAAGCGAAGCAATTTATATTTTTAGAGAAGTGGTAGCTCAGTTTGAAAAACCTGTGTTATTATTTTCTGGAGGAAAAGACAGTATAACATTAGTGCGTTTAGCACAAAAAGCATTCTATCCTGCAAAAATTCCTTTCCCATTAATGCATATTGATACAGGTCATAATTTTCCTGAAACCATAGAGTTTAGAGATCGTTTAGCAAAAGAATTAGGTGTTGAGTTAATTGTAAGAAATGTACAAGACAATATTGACTCTGGTAGAGTAAAAGAAGAAACTGGTAGATATGCAAGTAGAAATATGTTGCAAACAGAAACTTTATTAGACGCAATTGAAGAGTTTGGTTTTGATGCATGTATTGGAGGTGCAAGACGTGATGAAGAAAAAGCAAGAGCTAAAGAAAGAATCTTTTCTGTAAGAGATGATTTTGGTCAGTGGGATGAAAAAAACCAACGTCCAGAAGTATTCGATATGTTAAACGGTCGTATAGATTTAGGTCAGAATGTTCGTGTTTTTCCTATTTCTAATTGGACAGAATTAGATGTTTGGTCTTATATAGAGCAAGAAGATATCGAAATTCCATCTATTTATTTTGCACACAAAAGAAAGATATTTGTTAGAGACGGAATGATTTGGTCTGCAGACGATGCAGTTGTGTATAGGGATAAAGAAGAAGTTGTAGAGGAAAGAATGGTTCGTTTTAGAACTGTTGGAGATATGAGTTGTACAGCAGCAGTTTTATCTGATGCTGTAGATATTGCAAAAGTAGTAGAAGAAATTAGAGATTCTTCCATTTCCGAAAGAGGTGCAAGAATAGATGATAAAAGATCGGAAGCTGCAATGGAAAAAAGAAAACAACAAGGGTATTTCTAG
- a CDS encoding 2Fe-2S iron-sulfur cluster-binding protein, with protein sequence MQDINIKITDRNGQTHEVVAPTDMAMNLMEVVRSYELAEEGTIGICGGMAMCASCQCYVNSEHELPEMTDDEDAMLAEAFNVEDNSRLGCQIQMTPEMEGLEVTLAPEM encoded by the coding sequence ATGCAAGACATCAATATTAAAATAACAGACAGAAATGGTCAAACACATGAGGTTGTTGCACCAACAGATATGGCAATGAACCTAATGGAAGTTGTTCGTTCTTACGAATTAGCAGAAGAAGGAACAATTGGTATTTGTGGAGGTATGGCTATGTGTGCTTCTTGTCAATGTTATGTAAATTCAGAGCATGAATTGCCAGAAATGACAGATGATGAAGATGCTATGTTAGCAGAAGCATTTAATGTAGAAGATAATAGTAGATTAGGTTGTCAGATTCAAATGACACCAGAAATGGAAGGTTTAGAGGTAACTTTAGCACCAGAAATGTAA
- a CDS encoding phosphoadenosine phosphosulfate reductase family protein: MSLDLDKINKDLKGKSPAEIIAWAISFAKKPVITTNFRPYEVAILKAVTDVQRDIKVIWCDTGYNTVQTYKHAEEIIEKLNLNIHLYTPKQTAAHRNVVLGVPSIEDPKHVLFTEQVKLEPFTRAMKEHQPDVWFTNLRKGQTAFRNSIDVVSVSKDGIIKVSPFYNSTDEQLDAYLEEKNLPNEFTYFDPTKVESNRECGLHI, translated from the coding sequence AAGGTAAAAGTCCGGCAGAAATTATAGCTTGGGCTATTTCTTTTGCAAAAAAACCGGTAATTACAACCAACTTTAGACCATATGAAGTTGCAATTTTAAAAGCAGTTACAGATGTTCAAAGAGACATTAAAGTAATTTGGTGTGATACGGGTTACAATACTGTACAAACGTATAAACATGCAGAAGAAATTATAGAAAAATTGAATTTAAACATTCACTTGTATACACCAAAGCAAACTGCTGCTCATAGAAATGTAGTTTTAGGAGTTCCGTCAATAGAAGATCCTAAACATGTTCTTTTTACAGAACAAGTAAAGTTAGAGCCATTTACAAGAGCAATGAAAGAACATCAGCCAGATGTTTGGTTTACAAATTTAAGAAAAGGACAAACTGCTTTTAGAAATAGCATAGACGTTGTTTCTGTAAGTAAAGACGGAATTATAAAAGTTAGTCCTTTTTACAACAGTACAGATGAACAATTAGATGCTTATTTAGAAGAAAAGAATTTACCAAACGAATTCACTTATTTCGATCCTACAAAAGTAGAAAGTAACAGAGAATGTGGTTTACACATCTAA
- the cysM gene encoding cysteine synthase CysM: MQTKSIIDFVGNTPLVEVQNIFKKEGVTLLLKLEGNNPGGSVKDRAAYYMISEAIKRKNIRKGDTLVEATSGNTGIALALMAKVLGVNMVITMPENSTIERVKTMRAYGAKVILTPADKGMEGAIDYALKLKYKKGYFRLNQFDNFDNPKAHFNTTGPEIWRDTEGEVTHFVSAMGTTGTITGVSDYLKQQNQNITIIGAQPKDGAKIPGIRKWSEEYMPAIFKPKKIDTVLEVGEEEAREMTIRLAKEEGVFAGMSSGGSVATAIKVANSIDKGVVVAIICDRGDRYLSSDIYE, from the coding sequence ATGCAAACCAAAAGTATCATAGATTTTGTTGGAAATACGCCGCTTGTAGAAGTGCAAAACATATTTAAAAAAGAAGGGGTAACTTTATTGTTAAAGCTAGAAGGAAACAATCCTGGAGGTAGCGTTAAAGACAGAGCTGCTTATTATATGATTTCTGAGGCTATCAAAAGAAAAAATATAAGAAAAGGAGATACTTTGGTAGAAGCAACCAGTGGAAACACGGGTATAGCATTAGCTTTAATGGCAAAAGTTTTAGGGGTGAATATGGTAATTACAATGCCAGAAAACTCTACTATAGAACGTGTTAAAACAATGCGTGCTTACGGAGCAAAAGTAATCTTAACTCCGGCAGATAAAGGGATGGAAGGTGCTATTGATTATGCATTAAAACTGAAATATAAAAAAGGATATTTTAGATTAAATCAGTTTGATAATTTTGATAACCCGAAAGCACATTTTAATACAACGGGCCCAGAGATTTGGAGAGATACAGAAGGAGAGGTAACTCATTTTGTTTCTGCAATGGGAACAACGGGAACCATAACTGGGGTATCTGATTATTTAAAACAACAAAACCAAAACATTACTATTATTGGAGCACAACCTAAAGATGGAGCTAAAATTCCTGGAATTAGAAAATGGTCTGAAGAATATATGCCTGCTATTTTTAAACCCAAAAAAATAGATACAGTATTAGAAGTAGGGGAAGAAGAAGCAAGAGAAATGACCATTCGTTTAGCCAAAGAAGAAGGTGTTTTTGCAGGAATGAGCAGTGGAGGATCTGTTGCTACGGCAATAAAAGTGGCTAATTCTATAGATAAAGGTGTTGTGGTTGCTATAATTTGTGATAGAGGAGACCGTTACTTATCATCAGATATCTACGAATAA
- a CDS encoding HEPN domain-containing protein, whose amino-acid sequence MQSFRTEIENPVVERDIIELADKIAAFNNLQIDEEKFRSLRLARGVYGQRQEGVQMIRIKLPYGKVMSNQLRRISEVSDEYSRGRLHITTRQDIQIHYVDLNRTPELWAELERDDVTLREACGNVVRNVTASETAGIDVDEPFDVSPYADALYKFFLRNPICQEMGRKFKVSFSSTDEDTGLSYLHDLGYIAKVQDGVRGFKVMVAGGLGSQPRHAETLYEFLPSDKIIPVMEGVLRIFDRYGERKSRAKARMKFLLKDIGLEAFRDLIEQEQNAIELKTVAIDADSYVPSTPVSVEAPKVEIKDQTVFELWKSTNLIPQKQEGFVAVGIKVLLGDFYTDKARLLADLVDEYAAGEIRLTLRQNIVIPFVKEDLVPYFYQELEKLDFVEAGYNKAVDITACPGTDTCNLGIASSTGISVELERIIAADYPQYLKNEDLVIKISGCMNACGQHNMANIGFQGMTVRTPDKLVAPALQVLLGGGNLGNGNGTFADKVVKVPSKRGPEALRRILNDFEANANGKQFVEYYKEKGEKYFYDFLNDLQDVSNLTQEDFIDWGESEKYVKEIGIGECAGVVIDLIATLFLESDEKIANAKEAFENKVYSGAIYYAYQSIVNSAKASLLAENKKTNTHASIISQFDELFITSEKIDLGSSFADLIYQINKFAPTAEFAKKYINDANRFLQKVRAYRESETTIAQ is encoded by the coding sequence ATGCAGAGTTTTAGAACCGAAATAGAAAATCCTGTTGTAGAAAGAGATATTATAGAATTAGCAGATAAAATTGCAGCATTCAATAATCTACAAATAGATGAAGAAAAATTTAGGAGTTTACGTTTAGCAAGAGGAGTCTACGGTCAGCGTCAAGAAGGCGTGCAAATGATTCGTATAAAACTACCTTATGGTAAAGTAATGAGTAATCAATTACGTAGAATTTCTGAAGTTTCAGATGAATATTCTAGAGGAAGATTACACATAACAACACGTCAAGATATTCAAATTCATTATGTGGATTTAAATAGAACTCCAGAATTATGGGCAGAATTAGAACGTGACGATGTTACGTTAAGAGAAGCTTGTGGTAATGTTGTTAGAAATGTAACCGCTTCAGAAACTGCAGGAATAGATGTTGATGAACCTTTTGATGTTTCTCCTTATGCAGATGCACTATACAAATTCTTTTTACGTAACCCAATTTGTCAAGAGATGGGACGTAAATTCAAGGTGTCTTTTTCATCTACAGATGAAGATACAGGTTTGTCTTATTTACACGATTTAGGATATATAGCTAAAGTACAAGATGGAGTAAGAGGTTTTAAAGTGATGGTTGCAGGAGGATTAGGTTCACAACCAAGACATGCAGAAACTTTGTATGAGTTTTTACCTTCAGATAAAATTATTCCAGTAATGGAAGGTGTTTTAAGAATTTTTGATCGTTATGGTGAACGTAAAAGTAGAGCCAAAGCTAGAATGAAATTCTTGTTAAAAGATATCGGTTTAGAAGCTTTTAGAGATTTAATTGAACAAGAACAAAATGCAATTGAATTAAAAACTGTTGCAATTGATGCAGATTCTTATGTGCCATCAACCCCAGTTTCTGTAGAAGCACCAAAAGTAGAAATTAAAGACCAAACTGTGTTTGAATTATGGAAATCAACAAACTTAATTCCTCAAAAACAAGAAGGTTTTGTTGCTGTCGGAATTAAAGTTTTATTAGGAGATTTTTATACAGATAAAGCAAGATTGTTAGCAGATTTAGTAGATGAATATGCAGCTGGAGAAATCAGATTAACATTGCGTCAAAACATAGTGATTCCTTTTGTAAAAGAAGATTTAGTTCCTTATTTCTATCAAGAATTAGAAAAATTAGATTTTGTAGAAGCGGGTTATAACAAAGCAGTAGATATTACAGCGTGTCCAGGAACAGATACTTGTAATTTAGGAATTGCAAGTAGTACAGGGATTTCTGTAGAATTAGAAAGAATAATTGCAGCAGATTATCCACAATATTTAAAAAACGAAGATCTTGTTATTAAGATTAGTGGTTGTATGAATGCTTGTGGACAACACAATATGGCAAACATTGGTTTTCAAGGAATGACGGTTAGAACACCAGATAAATTAGTGGCACCTGCTTTACAAGTTTTATTAGGTGGAGGTAATTTAGGAAATGGAAATGGAACTTTTGCAGATAAAGTTGTAAAAGTACCAAGTAAAAGAGGGCCTGAAGCTTTACGTAGAATTTTAAATGATTTTGAAGCTAATGCAAACGGAAAACAATTTGTTGAATATTATAAAGAAAAAGGAGAAAAGTACTTCTATGATTTCTTAAATGATTTACAAGATGTTTCTAATTTAACGCAAGAAGATTTTATTGATTGGGGAGAATCAGAAAAGTATGTAAAAGAAATCGGAATTGGAGAATGTGCAGGTGTTGTCATCGATTTAATTGCTACTTTATTTTTAGAAAGTGATGAAAAAATAGCCAATGCAAAAGAAGCTTTTGAAAACAAAGTATATTCTGGAGCAATTTATTATGCTTATCAATCTATTGTAAATTCAGCAAAAGCGTCATTATTAGCAGAAAATAAGAAAACAAATACGCATGCAAGTATCATTTCTCAATTTGACGAATTATTTATTACATCAGAAAAAATAGATTTAGGGTCTTCTTTTGCCGATTTAATATATCAAATCAATAAATTTGCTCCAACAGCAGAATTTGCAAAGAAATATATTAATGATGCGAATAGGTTTTTACAAAAAGTAAGAGCTTATAGAGAATCTGAAACAACAATAGCGCAATAA
- the epsC gene encoding serine O-acetyltransferase EpsC, whose amino-acid sequence MKETAQIVTFKNYSMCLRDAVEVFTKQLINNLFDERHLSESGPETRLKFLKILERLSVENGENLWNDFENSFVSIRQKLDLDAAAAEKNDPAAKSLEEIYLAYPGFYAIAVYRLSHQLLKLGIPVFPRIMSEFAHSKTGTDIHPGAEIGDSFFIDHATGIVIGETTIIKENVQIFQGVTLGGIQVKKSLASTKRHPTIESGVVIYANATILGGDVVIGKNSVIGANVCIMESVPENSVVTVQLENNIFQKRN is encoded by the coding sequence ATGAAAGAAACGGCACAAATAGTTACGTTTAAAAACTACAGCATGTGTTTAAGAGATGCCGTAGAAGTTTTTACCAAACAGTTAATTAATAATTTGTTTGATGAACGCCATTTGTCTGAAAGTGGACCAGAAACAAGATTGAAATTTCTTAAAATTTTAGAACGATTATCCGTTGAAAACGGAGAAAATTTGTGGAATGATTTTGAAAACTCTTTTGTTTCTATACGTCAAAAATTAGATTTAGATGCTGCGGCTGCAGAAAAAAATGATCCTGCTGCTAAAAGTTTAGAAGAAATTTATTTAGCGTATCCAGGTTTTTATGCAATTGCAGTGTATCGTTTAAGTCACCAATTATTAAAATTAGGAATTCCTGTTTTTCCAAGAATAATGAGCGAGTTTGCACATAGTAAAACGGGTACAGATATTCATCCAGGAGCAGAAATAGGAGATTCTTTTTTTATAGATCATGCAACAGGAATTGTTATTGGAGAAACGACCATTATTAAAGAGAATGTACAGATTTTTCAGGGAGTTACCTTAGGCGGAATTCAAGTAAAGAAAAGTTTAGCATCTACTAAAAGACACCCTACTATTGAAAGTGGTGTGGTTATTTATGCAAATGCTACTATTTTAGGAGGAGATGTTGTTATAGGAAAAAACTCAGTAATTGGTGCCAATGTTTGTATTATGGAATCAGTACCAGAAAACTCTGTAGTTACAGTGCAATTAGAAAATAATATTTTTCAAAAAAGAAATTAA